CCTCCGTAGGGGACGGAAGTGAAAAAGGCTAATCGTCTCGCGGCCGACGCTCTGGTATGAGCGAAGCAGTCGCCGCGAGATCCGGCGACAGAATCGTCGTCCGCCTCTACGTCGCCATCGTCGCCCTGGCGGGCGTGATGGGGTACGTGCTCGGCGTCATCCGCCCGGAGAACCTCCAGCCAGTGCTGTTCGGGATCATCCCGCTCCCGCCGACGCCGCTGGGGGTCGCCATCTACGGAGTGA
The DNA window shown above is from Haloarcula halobia and carries:
- a CDS encoding DUF7520 family protein, coding for MSEAVAARSGDRIVVRLYVAIVALAGVMGYVLGVIRPENLQPVLFGIIPLPPTPLGVAIYGVTTVGVGLGVLLLLVVYVSRYDEASE